The window tcagaggcagggggcgtggctggggcgcgagggttctttgaacccgtctgcgcTATGGTGGCTCCGCTGCTGGCTCTGAGTGCTCCAACTGCCCTGTGCTTTCACTGCTCCTCTTCTCACCGCCACTATTCCCCATTTCATgctggccctcctcctcctgactGGTATGCCGGGAGTGGCGGTCAGGTCACTGAGCGCACGTTACCCAAGGCCTCATCAACCCTGGAGTCAGTCCTGTGGAAAGACACTTCCAGCTCTGTTCCCTTCCAAGGCAGTGTGGGAAGTTGAGAACAGCTGTGAATGGCTGTGGACTGAGCATTCCATTATCCATGAGCAATCACAATTCCCACTTCAGGTGGACACGATATCCCTTTTCCTTGTTCTTAGCAGTGAAGCCAGGAGGATAAACAAGCTGTGAATGAGTGACATAGGAACTGAAAAGGACAGTTCAGGGGCTGACCTGACAAGAGTGGATAAGACTTCCAACTGAGCTTCCACATCAGCCTCTTTCTAATAACTTTGGCTCTTGggagagattattattattaatcatcatcatcatcatcatcatctttatttgctagctgtcccataacaaattgttctctgagtggctcacaacactACAGTAGAAAACAtctaataaaaacacatagaataAGActaacaaatcacaacacaaaattttaaaaatacaagatacaaaacattttaaaaaccattatttaaaatctatttttaaaagcctgagtgaacagaaaagtcttaacctgacatctaaaagaacaaatgaTGGTGCCAAgaaagcctcactggggaggctattccatagacagGGTGCCATCACCGAAAAGACGAATGTGTGCAGCTCCCAGCCGAGCTCCCTCACTAGAGGCTAATGGTGCAGTATTTTCAAAGACATATGGGGGATACCCCATACACTTTTGGGGGACTTGGTGCATTTTCACACTACCTCCTGTGGCTGACATACCGAGAGAAATAGCTCTAAGTCATCCCATTGACATTCAAAGGACAAGTTAAGAATTCTTAATCCAATGGGACGGctttgagtcattttcctcacTATGTCAGCCTGTGACTCTAGTCTAGAGCAAGGGTTCTTAATCTGGTTCCATTGACTGCCTGGGTGTCCATGGAGTAGGCCCAGCTGGAAAATCTTTGCTTTAATTTACTTCTTGCCGAGCCAGAATAAAGTTTTTGAAGATAACCATCCTgagtatttattttttctctaacCTTTACTGGAGCTTATGGAAATATATACATGGATTTGGGAGTCCATGGCAGTCCTTGAGGAGCTGGGGAGTCCAGAAGTGCAAAGAGGTAAAGAACCCCTACTCTAGTGCCTTGAAAATGACACACAATCCAGCCAGATGCACACAGAGGTAAGATTATAAGGACTGTACCCCTCTGGATTCTACCCCCTGAACCTCTAACAACACTATGCTCTACTCCTGGGTGCCAGCTTGAGAAGTGCTATGTATCTATCCACCTGCTAGGACACAATGACAAATGGATGCATGGCCCTTTGCCCATATTATCTGGTTGTCCAGAGCATAAAGGACAATTCCCAGTTGTTTATCCAACCGATACCACACGTCCTAGCTAAAGCTAGGCCAGCTAAGCTGATACACTGGGAAGTAGAAGCAGAGAGACTGTGCCATCACGTAACTCCGACAGGGTACTCACTTGAGTGAGATGGGACTGGCAGCATTCCGGTTGGTGTAGTTCACAATGGCATTGAAAGACTGATTCACCCACTGCCAGAAAACAACAGCTGGGACCGTCCTGTAAGAAAATGAAGAGGGTGAGAAAACAGGCCTTGGCATCAGACTAAGTATGTGTATCCATCCCAACAGCCAGCAGTGGTACAGCTGCTGTTATTCCTTGTTTTAACCCAAGGAGCTCACCCTTTTCAGACACTGACTGCCTCCTCTTCAATAACATTTGTATTTATACTGAATCCATATTAACAGCTGATTATCATATGCCATAATCAAATAATAccaactttcatttaaaataacACAGATAATGCATCTGTGTCTTCCTGCCCCCACCATGTTCGACCCATTAGGCAAAGAACTGTATCTGTTTCCTTGAATTCATTACCAGTTGTTTGTCTGAAGAACAGGCACAGATAGTTTTAGATTAGACACCCAGTGCTATCTGACTAGCCTGATTATACCAAGGGGAAAAATGGGTGCAAAGTACAGGCTACCTAGACACTCACCTCATCTCTTCTCCCCTCTcttcaaaagcccttttcactgcAAGGAGTATGTCCCCGAGAGCTGCTGCAATCTTCAGGGGCATATTCCTGCCAGCAAAGAGGGCTtctggaggcaggagagagaagcaaaagtcACATCCCCTTCCTTTTCTGCCCATGCTGGGTTGTGGAGCAAGGATTCAACACAGCTATTCTGCAGCCACTTTGAGAGGGCAGAGCCTTTCCTCCACCCttgtagaaatatatatatatgtatgtatttgtttatttcggcccaaggccagcataaatacaagaaaaagaaacaacaacaacaatacataaaatacataaaacattaataccttcaaataccgtatacatgactgatttcattcaaatgaaaccggttaatctgaaatgcacagcccagcatcttgtgcctCAGTCACTCTAAACTGAATCTTGGTTGCTATGAAAAAAATTtctgctaccctcctgtaaacatactctgacttagcagtaagcagaaaaaggaccttgtccccatcagaagggcaattataattgtaatgaattaatagaggggagagaagctttccccttaattcagtataaaatctacatttcagcatcagatgttccataatctctaggggtgtgcacggaactgccaaactgcggtccggcactggggtggggggtggctttaagagcaggggaagggtttacttacccctcccaccactttcctgctctggcaccataatttcagtagtaattggggcggcaggatacctccctgctgccccttccccgctgtcgctatgaaaaactcccaggagtcatTTATGCGCACGCACGTTGTGCGCGCActtcatgtctctgtgacgtgcgcacgtgcaaaggactcctgggagtttttcatagcgacagcagggaaggggcagcagggaggtatcctgccgccccaatgactactgaaattatggcgccagagcgggaaagcagcgggaggggtaagtaaaccctctccctgctcttaaaggcaccccccacccgaaccggactgcccaggtccggaccggtccggaggcctttacaatggcctccggaccggtccaggcccatccctaatagtctccacttcaccgttctggcaggggcataatctttgatcatagggcaccttcccgaAGCGTCCTTCCAAGACCGCCGATAGAAATATGTGGGCCAATAAAGATGATTGACAGGTACTGGAATAAACAGGGTCCAAGTCCCTTCAGAAGTTTTTTGAGTTATGGAGATGTATGGAATGTCAGGTGTCCTATGACCTGGATACAACTATGTGGTGAGAATcccacatttttaaaatcttattttcttctctctctctctccttcaaaaGGAACCAGAATCCCATTTTATTTGGGAAATGGGAAAAGAAAATGGGAGGCAATGTCACAAGACCACCTTCTTCTGCAGGAAGTATGGACAGGAACTGGGCCATTAGTTCTTGCCTCAGGTGAATGAGCAGATCCAGATTCTAAATTCTGCTACTGTCCTACTCAAATCACTGCTGGCCTTCAAAGTCGTTTATGTTGTTTGGTTAATCCCAAGAGTTCACATGGCTGTGACTACCCCGTATCAGGTCCCAGCCTTGAGTCTCCAGGTATAGCCAGGGATGTGTGTATCCCAAAATTGTGTTCACGTacagaattcagcatcctgaataaatatgttttaaatgtagTTTCAGATTTCTGACTGCAAAGACAGGTCTGAAAGCTTGTGGTCAAAGgtgggagagagcaagagaacgATGACTAGTGATCAGAGGACATTGGTTCAGTGCGTCGAAtagttccttcctcctctctatcACCGGCAAAGGCAGAATgatgcaatattttaaaatgctaattCGAATAATTTATGCAGGTCACAGAGGTACCCTGGGGaagtttttggtgttttttttaatgaagcatGTGCACATTTAAGCACAGACTCTAATAAGCCTGGGGTCTGCCTAACTGGCCCAGGCATAACATTTGCCTCTTTTCAGACCTTGCCCAGTCTCCCCTGATCACCACTAGTGTCAGTTTCCTGTTGTTGCTTTTTTAACAGATGCACACAGAGCTAAAGATTAATTGCCCAAAAGATGTTTCACTGCAGATGCAGTAGGCACCCCTTCAGCAGCCGCAAGCTATTATTGCAAACAAATCCAGAAAAAGAACAAATGGTAATAAGCAGAGACACTGTAGTGTAAGGCTACTAAGAGACAGCATTAAAAGCTATGTTGAGATACCCAAGAAGAATAAATATCCAGTGTTCTTTCTCTCATAGTAGTCATCAGACAGGCAAAGCAGCAAATTTAAGTGAgcaggaagaggggggaaaggggctcTCAGAAGCTCAGCAAAAccactacaggtggcccttggtATCCGTGGTCCCAACCTCTGAGGTTTCGCTTATCTGAAGCTGGGCAACAGAGACCTcaccttgttatctgcagttcttttaaaaaggcaaaatttgcctatctgcTGTTGCTGTGTGCCCGAAAGTGACTTCTGATGTAATTTCCGGCCATCATTTTGcagaatggagccattttgtggctctttctttttaaaccccaccccccatttttgtGTGGAATAATCAGAGGGGTTGCGGGGGGGTGTgtgcattgctggactgctggagacctggagagcatggtacagcACTTTCACTTATTTCTCCGTTTTAGCCTTTTTAAAATATCTAGGAAcctagcccccaccccacccccgcaattccattgactcaaggtcttgttatccgCGGTTTTGTTATCCATAGTTGTAGCCCAGAACAAACCCCCGTGGATAATGACGGCCACCTGTATTTCGTTACCTGTAGAACTGTAGCATGAAGCCAGTGATTGCCATTCCTCCGGGAACCTGAAATGACATCCTCCCTATCAAATTCATCTTCTCCCCAGAATCAGGGTGGAAAGCAGAGTCATAAAGCTTCTTGGCATAGAAAAGTTGCTCCTGGTTGGTTCCTGGGGGCACCATACCTGCCCTATAGACAGGAGAAAGACAATAACTGTCCAAGTTCCATCTTTTTAATAACTCTGTCTTCCCAGCAGAACAAGCTCCCACAAGTGATACACTGAAGTTCTGGAAGAAGCTTCCTGCAGAAGCAAATATGCTTGCAGACCAGGGATCTTAATACCACCAAAATCCTTTGCATATAGACAGGAGAATGGACCTTAACAGGTTTGGGCCTGGGATCctaagggaccgcctgctcccaagggttgctgcccacttgacgaggtcatctgaggggactctgagggatgccgacaatgagggatgcTCGGCTGTCccacacacaggacagggccttctctgttgctgcccccagactctggaatgctctcccagtggctattcgctcctcagtctccatcacagtttttagaaagtgtgtgaaatcttggctttttacccagacttttataggattgtctctactgctgcttctttgtatggttatcttatgcttgtatttttttagtcagatttatgtttttatattttagcttaatattttaattatgtaattttatagttttattttaatttttgtgtgaaccaccttgggattgttttaatgaaaggtggtatacaaatttaacaatgaaacaaacaaacaacattgagaatcctcGCCTTAATCTTACTCTGCAAGCATTTAAAATGCTCTTTATTCAAGGATTCCAAAACATCTCTAGGCTCTttcccagcagcaagagcaggataGAGAAATCCTGAACAGGTTTTCTTTACTGAAAGGGTCTACTCTCTCCAGAATGGGATGTCACACGCATTCATCGATTTGTAGTGCCAACACTCGCCTGCAGCAGAGACTTGTGCTTTACCCACGGTTTTATTAACAAAGTGGAATAAAGACTACACTTGGTTGATGCAAACATCGTAAACACTTTTGTTACAACAGCCTCCCACCTGCCTACCTGAAGCTCTCCACCAGCGCCTTCGCTGAGTCCAGTTCATGCTCTGACACCAGCAATGTCCTAGGGTCAGTGATGTTGAAAAAGTGTTTTACGCGTCCCATAAAAGTGTTCTGGTCCCAGCGAGGGGCATCAATGTTGAGCATGGTGACACTGGCTCTCATTTTACTGCagagtggggatggggagagaattAACAGGTCAGTATGCAAGCTCTATGTGCTTTTCAATAGACTATAGTCGCCAAATGGTCATCCAGAGATgactgcccttaaaaaaaaaaaattaaaggcacTGGGAAAGGATGCATTTGCTGTAACTCTTGCCCTGTTCTTTGTGCCCATCTTCTTCTCCCACCTGCTATGGGGAAAACTAGAGTTCTTCTTCCTATATCAAGCAGAAAAAAGGAGAAGGAGGCAAAACAAAGATGGGAGatagctgccttatgcagagtcagaccactggaccatctagctcagtactgttgacactgactggcagcagctctccaaggttacaggcaggagtctctctcagctctatccgaAGATGCCATGGAGCGAATTtgagatgctcttccaatgagctatggctCCGTCCCTTCATGTGACTATCtcgcagcactcacatgtagtctcccaaccaaattcaaactaaggcagaccctgtttagcaaaggggacattaatgcttgctatcacaagaccagctcttctcccaacaaTTGTATACTATGTTTTAGAAAGACAGGCACCATCTCTATATGAAGATCTCACAACCCTCCTCAGGGCATGCATGAACCTTTACAAATATTTCAAAACTCACCCAGAGTCAATGGATCAACCTTTTCTGCAGCATACAATTACCACTCCGTCACAGCCTGCTACTTTCATTTGCTGTATTCAAGCCATGAATTTGGAAGAAGTGTTTTGTAGGATGTGACCCAGGAGAACAATGCAGCCACATTATACCTTGGAATGTGTACAGAGGGCAATCAATGCTTATGCTGCTATGGTTCCCCATTCCACCACAAATATGCACGAGCCCATCATGGCTACATTCCAGGATGCATGTACTCTGCAGGGGTCAGAAGTGTTGAGTGAGTGCATATGATCCCAGAAAAAAAGATTGATGCACTAATAGATACTTTGCCAGGCATATGAGTGACAATTATCATTATCAAAGTGTTTCTATGGTGGCAAAAGTGTTTGATGAACCTGCAGTCCAGTCAGTTCTTATACATTAGAAACCTGTAATACTGACATGTAGAAAACCCAAATTTTGCACAGACATGTGCCTGAAAAATGGAACAATTCATTTTGGTGGATAACATCATAACACCTTAAAAAGAAGTGTAAGTATTTGCAGGATAAATACTGAGTCACTAGCCTGGGAGGTAAGTAAGCAGATGGGGGTTTTGTGGTGCAGGGACAGCTAGGCTGTAAACAGGCCTGGGAGTTCAGACCCAGATGACAGgcaacagtggtggtgggaaagagGAAACCAGAATATCCAGAGAGATTCCAAGGGAACTATACTTTGGAGCTGTGCAACCTGGAAGGCCATATGAAATGCAAACTGAGCTGGTGAGCCAAGGTTGGTTCATAATCCTAGAATGTGACACTTTACAGAGGCAGTCATTGGGCCAATGCAAATCAGAAATCACTGGAAAGCAGTTAGGAATTCTGTGCAACTCCCACTCTGCAAAGACGTACTGCCAGTTTGCATAATTTGTTTGTTCTTGCTATGAACTTTGGCATGAACTAGACCACAAAATGAAGGTTCAGCCATAGAAAAATACTATGCATTGGAGGGGGCTCATTTCTTGCCTTTTTGTCCCCATGTTGTGTACTCAGCATGGAAGGAATCTACAATGTAGTCCCTGCTAGGACAACTAGCAGATAACAAATAAATGTAATGCATACTTTCTGTTCCATTTAGACAGCAGAACTGCTAATTATCAGCACAGAATTAGGCCTGACCACAATCAACAGTCGGCACTTATGCAAGTAGTCTGCCACAGGTCAGTAGTCACTGGCTGGAATGGATCTGGAATGATTAAAATTTCCATGGCAAGAAGGGTGCTTTCAGATAGAGATCTGCCTGAACTGCAGTTTGAAGCACTTTTAGGAAAATCAGAAAGGGAACTTTAAAGAAAAGGAGAGCAGATACTTACtgttctctgccaccccttcc of the Hemicordylus capensis ecotype Gifberg chromosome 3, rHemCap1.1.pri, whole genome shotgun sequence genome contains:
- the SFXN2 gene encoding sideroflexin-2 isoform X3 is translated as MWCSWASCSKMRASVTMLNIDAPRWDQNTFMGRVKHFFNITDPRTLLVSEHELDSAKALVESFRAGMVPPGTNQEQLFYAKKLYDSAFHPDSGEKMNLIGRMSFQVPGGMAITGFMLQFYRTVPAVVFWQWVNQSFNAIVNYTNRNAASPISLKQTGVAYVTATSTALATAVGLNLYTKRAPSLVARWVPFAAVAAANCVNIPLMRQQELISGILVTDENDNPLGESRRAAIKGITQVVISRITMAAPGMILLPIIMERLEKYPFMKYFRSNLNSYSLIRTF